From Cecembia calidifontis, one genomic window encodes:
- a CDS encoding methylmalonyl-CoA mutase family protein: MSYSQDIYKPKNHIRIVTAASLFDGHDAAINIMRRIIQSTGCEVIHLGHNRSVQEIVDCAIQEDVQAIAITSYQGGHVEFFKYMYDLLKERGAGHIKIFGGGGGTILPEEIQELHEYGICRIYSPDDGRAMGLQGMINDLVQKSDFPVGQNVQFSSIDKSDKSSIAKCISAAENFPEESKSILEGIRKASASSKTPVLGITGTGGAGKSSLVDELVRRFLLDFKEKHIAIISVDPSKRKTGGALLGDRIRMNSINHPRVYMRSLATRQSNLALSKYVQDAVDVVKAANFDLIILETSGIGQSDTEIIEHSDMSLYVMTPEYGAATQLEKIDMLDFADVIALNKFDKRGAQDALRDVKKQYKRNHNLWDIAEEDIPVFGTIASQFNDPGMNNLYKAIMHKLVEKTGADLVTSFEVTKEMSEKIYIIPPSRTRYLSEISENNRNYDKWVEEQKNVAQKLYSIQKSIEAIKSARVADQDRLVKELQEVYEQLELELDPKNKKWLEEWPQKVQHYADDYYVFKVRDKELKVKTYHTSLSQSRIPKVSLPKYEAWGDLLKWGLKENVPGEFPYTSGVFPFKREGEDPTRMFAGEGGPERTNKRFHYVSKDMPAKRLSTAFDSVTLYGEDPDYRPDIYGKIGNSGVNVCCLDDAKKLYSGFNLADPLTSVSMTINGPAATMTAFFMNAAIDQQCELYIRENGLEDEVNAKIEAIYKEKGLPRPTYNGTIPDGNDGLGLMLLGVTGDQVLPADIYQQIKAKTLATVRGTVQADILKEDQAQNTCIFSTEFSLRLMGDVQQYFINHNVRNFYSVSISGYHIAEAGANPITQLALTLSNGFTYVEYYVSRGMDINKFAPNLSFFFSNGIDPEYAVIGRVARRIWAKAMKLKYGANERSQMLKYHIQTSGRSLHAQEIDFNDIRTTLQALYAIYDNCNSLHTNAYDEAITTPTEASVRRAMAIQLIINKELGLAKNENPIQGAFIIEELTDLVEEAVYEEFDRITERGGVLGAMETMYQRGKIQEESLHYEMLKHTGEYPIIGVNTFLSSEGSPTVIPGEVIRATKEEKEAQIETLNHLHERYKNRAAKELAELQHVAVQNGNIFEKLMEVTKYCSLGQITHALYEVGGQYRRNM; encoded by the coding sequence ATGTCTTACTCTCAGGATATATATAAACCCAAAAACCACATTCGGATAGTAACCGCTGCCTCTTTGTTTGACGGCCATGATGCTGCTATTAATATCATGAGGAGGATCATTCAGTCAACAGGCTGTGAGGTGATTCACCTTGGACACAACCGATCTGTACAGGAAATTGTGGACTGTGCCATTCAGGAGGATGTTCAAGCTATTGCGATAACCTCGTATCAAGGGGGGCATGTTGAATTTTTTAAATATATGTATGACCTTTTGAAAGAGAGAGGAGCGGGACATATCAAAATTTTTGGTGGAGGAGGGGGGACTATCCTTCCGGAAGAGATTCAGGAACTCCACGAGTACGGTATATGCAGGATTTATTCTCCTGATGATGGTAGGGCCATGGGCTTACAGGGCATGATCAATGATCTGGTCCAAAAGTCAGATTTTCCTGTTGGGCAAAACGTTCAATTTTCCTCAATTGATAAATCGGACAAATCCAGCATTGCCAAGTGTATTTCAGCGGCTGAAAATTTCCCAGAAGAAAGCAAGTCAATATTAGAAGGTATAAGGAAGGCTTCTGCATCCAGTAAAACCCCGGTTTTGGGTATAACAGGGACCGGAGGGGCCGGTAAATCATCTTTGGTAGATGAGTTGGTTAGGAGGTTTTTGTTGGATTTCAAAGAGAAGCATATTGCTATCATTTCTGTAGATCCCTCCAAAAGAAAGACCGGTGGAGCCCTTTTAGGAGACAGGATCAGGATGAATTCCATCAACCATCCGAGGGTATATATGAGGTCTTTGGCCACAAGGCAATCCAATCTGGCACTTTCAAAATATGTGCAGGATGCGGTAGACGTGGTCAAAGCCGCAAATTTTGACCTGATTATTTTGGAGACTTCCGGTATCGGGCAATCTGATACAGAGATTATCGAGCATTCTGATATGTCCTTGTATGTGATGACTCCAGAATATGGGGCCGCCACGCAGCTTGAAAAAATTGACATGTTAGATTTTGCCGATGTGATTGCACTCAACAAATTTGACAAACGAGGTGCTCAGGATGCCCTTCGTGATGTTAAAAAGCAATACAAAAGAAACCACAATCTTTGGGACATTGCAGAGGAGGACATACCTGTTTTTGGAACGATTGCCTCCCAATTTAATGATCCCGGTATGAATAACCTCTACAAAGCCATCATGCATAAGCTTGTAGAGAAAACCGGAGCGGATTTGGTGACCTCATTTGAAGTGACCAAAGAAATGTCCGAGAAAATCTACATTATCCCACCTTCAAGAACCCGTTACCTATCGGAAATATCTGAGAATAACCGTAATTATGACAAGTGGGTAGAGGAACAAAAAAACGTTGCTCAAAAATTATACAGTATTCAAAAATCAATTGAGGCCATAAAATCAGCGCGGGTGGCTGATCAAGATAGGCTAGTCAAAGAGCTTCAGGAGGTATATGAGCAACTTGAATTAGAGCTTGATCCAAAAAACAAAAAATGGCTCGAAGAATGGCCACAGAAGGTGCAGCATTATGCAGATGATTACTATGTGTTTAAAGTCAGGGACAAAGAGCTCAAAGTAAAGACCTATCATACTTCATTGTCCCAATCCAGGATCCCAAAAGTATCGCTTCCTAAATATGAAGCATGGGGAGATTTGTTGAAATGGGGATTGAAAGAAAATGTCCCTGGAGAGTTTCCTTACACTTCGGGGGTGTTTCCGTTCAAGAGGGAAGGAGAAGACCCAACGAGGATGTTTGCAGGTGAAGGTGGACCGGAAAGAACCAATAAAAGGTTTCATTATGTGTCCAAGGACATGCCTGCCAAAAGGCTTTCTACGGCATTTGATTCGGTGACATTGTATGGAGAAGATCCTGATTACCGTCCGGATATTTATGGAAAAATAGGGAATTCAGGTGTAAACGTCTGCTGCTTGGATGATGCCAAGAAGTTGTATTCAGGTTTTAACCTGGCTGATCCTTTGACTTCCGTATCCATGACCATCAATGGTCCTGCGGCTACCATGACAGCTTTTTTCATGAATGCTGCTATTGATCAGCAGTGTGAATTGTATATCAGGGAAAATGGCCTGGAAGATGAGGTAAATGCAAAAATTGAAGCCATTTATAAAGAGAAAGGTCTCCCAAGGCCAACATATAATGGGACAATTCCTGATGGGAATGATGGTTTAGGCTTAATGCTTTTGGGGGTTACAGGGGATCAGGTATTGCCGGCGGATATTTATCAGCAAATCAAAGCTAAAACTTTGGCCACGGTAAGAGGAACTGTACAAGCGGATATCCTTAAAGAAGATCAGGCACAAAATACCTGCATTTTCTCTACGGAATTTTCTTTGAGGTTGATGGGAGATGTTCAGCAGTATTTCATCAACCATAATGTCAGGAACTTTTATTCTGTATCTATTTCAGGGTATCACATAGCTGAAGCCGGAGCCAATCCCATTACACAATTGGCGCTGACTTTGTCCAATGGCTTTACCTATGTAGAGTATTATGTTTCCAGGGGAATGGATATCAATAAATTTGCCCCTAACCTTTCCTTCTTTTTCTCCAATGGAATCGATCCGGAATATGCTGTAATAGGTAGGGTGGCCAGAAGAATTTGGGCAAAGGCAATGAAATTAAAATATGGTGCCAATGAGCGCTCCCAAATGTTGAAGTACCATATCCAGACTTCTGGCAGGTCTCTGCATGCCCAGGAAATTGACTTCAACGATATCCGTACTACTTTGCAGGCGCTTTATGCGATTTATGATAATTGTAATTCCCTGCATACCAATGCATATGATGAAGCCATAACCACACCGACTGAGGCTTCTGTGAGAAGGGCTATGGCAATCCAATTGATCATCAATAAAGAGCTTGGTCTTGCTAAAAATGAAAATCCGATTCAAGGAGCCTTTATCATTGAGGAATTGACGGATTTGGTAGAAGAAGCTGTTTATGAGGAGTTTGATAGGATAACCGAAAGAGGAGGGGTTTTGGGAGCCATGGAGACCATGTACCAAAGAGGTAAGATACAAGAGGAAAGCTTGCATTATGAAATGTTGAAGCATACAGGAGAGTATCCGATTATTGGGGTCAATACTTTCCTTTCTTCTGAAGGTTCACCAACCGTTATTCCCGGTGAGGTGATCAGGGCAACCAAAGAGGAGAAAGAGGCCCAGATAGAAACTCTCAACCATCTGCATGAAAGGTATAAAAACAGAGCTGCGAAAGAGCTTGCCGAACTTCAACATGTGGCCGTACAAAACGGGAATATCTTCGAAAAATTAATGGAAGTGACCAAGTATTGTTCTTTGGGTCAGATTACCCACGCATTGTATGAGGTGGGAGGCCAATATAGGAGGAATATGTGA
- a CDS encoding (2Fe-2S) ferredoxin domain-containing protein: protein MPPYRKFIFICYGSDCKKAGCKKLQSEIKHLVQSHEHKGKYKLIKTKCMDFCKSAPLVVINNEVLKRAELSVVKKKL, encoded by the coding sequence ATGCCTCCTTACCGAAAATTTATTTTCATTTGTTATGGTTCTGACTGCAAGAAGGCAGGATGTAAAAAACTGCAATCTGAGATCAAACATCTTGTCCAATCGCACGAACATAAGGGTAAATACAAATTGATTAAAACCAAGTGTATGGATTTTTGTAAATCCGCTCCCTTGGTGGTGATCAATAATGAAGTCCTTAAAAGGGCGGAATTATCAGTTGTCAAAAAAAAACTTTGA
- the ald gene encoding alanine dehydrogenase: MIIGVPKEIKNNENRVALTPAGAKELVKRGHQVYVQHTAGQGSGFSDDEYTAAGAAILPTIEDVYGIAEMIIKVKEPIEPEYKLIKEGQLLFTYFHFASYEPLTKAMVESKAVCLAYETVEKADRSLPLLVPMSEVAGRMAIQKGANYLEKPLKGRGILLGGVPGVLPAKVLILGGGVVGTQAAWMAAGLGADVTIMDVSLPRMRYLADVMPANVKTMMSNEYNIREMIKHADLIVGAVLIPGAKAPHLITKDMLKDMKPGTVLVDVAVDQGGCIETCKPTTHENPTYIIDDVVHYCVANMPGAVPYTSTLALTNATLPYAIQLADKGWKKAAQENPELVPGLNVINGDIVYKAVAEAFNMDYVPVEKYLS; encoded by the coding sequence ATGATCATAGGTGTTCCAAAGGAAATCAAAAACAATGAAAACAGGGTGGCACTTACTCCTGCCGGCGCGAAGGAATTGGTGAAAAGAGGCCATCAGGTTTACGTTCAGCATACAGCCGGACAAGGCAGTGGTTTTTCTGATGATGAATATACTGCAGCAGGTGCTGCCATTTTACCAACAATTGAGGATGTATATGGCATTGCAGAAATGATAATCAAGGTTAAAGAACCAATTGAACCTGAATACAAGCTTATCAAAGAAGGCCAACTTTTATTTACCTATTTCCATTTTGCTTCTTATGAGCCCCTGACCAAAGCCATGGTTGAAAGTAAGGCGGTTTGTTTGGCTTACGAAACTGTTGAAAAGGCAGACAGAAGTCTTCCCCTTTTGGTACCGATGTCAGAAGTAGCAGGTAGAATGGCTATTCAAAAAGGCGCGAATTATCTTGAGAAACCACTTAAAGGCAGAGGCATTCTATTGGGAGGCGTACCGGGAGTACTTCCTGCCAAGGTATTGATCTTAGGTGGTGGTGTAGTAGGAACACAGGCTGCATGGATGGCTGCAGGATTGGGTGCTGATGTGACAATTATGGATGTATCCCTTCCGAGAATGAGGTATCTGGCTGACGTCATGCCTGCCAATGTGAAGACCATGATGTCCAATGAATACAACATCAGGGAAATGATCAAGCATGCTGACCTGATTGTAGGTGCTGTCTTGATTCCTGGTGCCAAAGCCCCTCACCTTATCACCAAAGACATGCTCAAAGACATGAAACCGGGCACCGTTTTGGTGGATGTAGCGGTAGATCAAGGAGGTTGTATCGAAACCTGCAAACCAACTACGCATGAAAACCCAACTTACATCATTGACGATGTGGTGCATTACTGCGTGGCCAATATGCCCGGTGCAGTACCTTACACTTCTACACTGGCTTTGACAAATGCCACACTTCCTTATGCCATTCAATTGGCTGACAAAGGATGGAAAAAAGCTGCTCAGGAAAACCCTGAACTGGTGCCTGGCCTCAATGTTATCAATGGTGATATTGTATACAAAGCTGTGGCTGAGGCATTCAACATGGATTATGTACCGGTAGAAAAATACTTGTCCTAA
- a CDS encoding alpha-ketoacid dehydrogenase subunit alpha/beta yields the protein MTKVATFSKNKKSKVLDKEQLLKDYRLGWESRHASLMGRKEVFMGKAKFGIFGDGKELAQIAMARYFQNGDFRAGYYRDQTFMMAIGQLTIREYFAQLYAHTSVEADPASAGRLMNGHFATRSLNDDGTWKNLTAMKNSSADISPTAGQMPKLLGLAYASKLYRQNPGLKELRQFSKDGNEVAWGTIGNASTSEGMFFEAVNAAGVLQVPMVISIWDDGYGISVPNKYHTTKESISEILKGLQRNDDQKGFEIFVVKGWDYEGLDRAYENAARIAREEHVPVMIHVIEMTQPQGHSTSGSHERYKSKERLEWEKEYDCLLQFKKYIIENGVATEEELDQIEQEAKAFAKKERDAAWNAFAGEIKNELKEAVQLIKQAAEQSSFRQELEALADDLSKIINPIRKDVISTVRRALWLLRTEENYGKTALKKWYADQQVLNEDRYSSHLYSQSEFSSDKVVPVPVRYEDDAPLVDGREVLQACFDNLLSTDPRFFAFGEDVGKIGDVNQAFAGLQAKHGELRVTDTSIREVTIIGQGIGTALRGLRPMAEIQYLDYIHYALMTLSDDLACLHYRTKGGQKAPLIVRTRGHRLEGVWHAGSPIGMLLHSLRGMLICVPRNMTQAAGMYNTLMQADEPALVIECLNGYRLKEKMPANIGEFRVQLGQPEVLKEGKDITVVTYGSMCRIVEDAAKDLAEMGIDIEIIDVQTLLPFDVNHSILESVKKTNRVLFADEDVPGGASAYMMQKVVEEQGAYYYLDSEPATLAGKAHRPAYSSDGDYFSKPSVEDVVEKVYAMMHEADPKRYPQL from the coding sequence ATGACTAAAGTGGCAACATTTTCAAAAAACAAAAAATCAAAAGTTCTTGACAAAGAGCAGCTTTTAAAAGACTACAGATTAGGCTGGGAAAGCCGTCATGCTTCACTGATGGGGAGGAAGGAAGTCTTTATGGGGAAAGCGAAATTCGGCATTTTTGGTGACGGGAAAGAGTTAGCTCAGATTGCCATGGCAAGATATTTTCAAAATGGGGATTTCCGAGCCGGATATTACAGGGACCAGACTTTTATGATGGCCATCGGTCAATTGACTATAAGGGAATACTTTGCCCAATTATATGCGCATACATCAGTAGAAGCAGATCCTGCTTCAGCTGGGCGTTTGATGAACGGTCATTTTGCAACGCGTTCTTTAAATGATGACGGTACATGGAAAAATCTGACAGCGATGAAAAACTCTTCTGCTGACATTTCTCCGACTGCTGGTCAGATGCCAAAATTGTTAGGTTTGGCTTATGCTTCAAAATTGTACCGTCAGAATCCCGGTTTGAAAGAACTGAGGCAATTTAGTAAGGATGGAAATGAAGTGGCTTGGGGAACTATAGGAAATGCCTCAACCTCTGAAGGGATGTTTTTTGAAGCGGTGAATGCTGCGGGGGTTTTACAAGTTCCGATGGTTATCTCCATTTGGGATGATGGTTATGGCATTTCCGTGCCCAATAAATACCACACTACCAAAGAAAGTATCTCTGAGATTTTGAAAGGGCTGCAGCGAAATGATGACCAAAAGGGATTTGAAATATTTGTTGTAAAAGGCTGGGATTACGAGGGCTTGGATAGGGCTTATGAAAATGCAGCCAGAATAGCAAGGGAAGAACATGTTCCGGTCATGATTCATGTTATAGAAATGACCCAGCCACAGGGACACTCTACATCTGGATCTCATGAACGCTACAAGTCCAAAGAAAGACTAGAATGGGAGAAAGAATATGATTGCCTTCTCCAGTTCAAAAAATACATCATTGAAAATGGTGTTGCAACAGAAGAAGAACTAGACCAAATTGAACAAGAAGCGAAGGCATTTGCCAAAAAAGAAAGAGATGCTGCCTGGAATGCCTTTGCAGGTGAAATTAAAAATGAACTGAAAGAGGCTGTCCAATTGATCAAACAAGCTGCTGAACAATCTTCTTTCAGGCAGGAGTTAGAAGCTTTGGCAGATGATCTTTCCAAAATAATCAATCCGATCCGGAAGGATGTAATCAGCACAGTTAGAAGGGCATTATGGCTGTTGCGGACAGAAGAAAATTACGGCAAGACAGCGCTTAAAAAGTGGTACGCTGATCAGCAGGTTCTCAACGAAGATAGATATAGCAGTCATTTATACAGCCAATCAGAATTTTCTTCCGATAAGGTTGTTCCGGTTCCTGTCCGTTACGAAGATGATGCACCTTTAGTGGATGGTAGGGAAGTGCTGCAGGCTTGTTTTGATAACTTATTGTCAACCGATCCCAGGTTTTTTGCCTTTGGGGAAGATGTTGGTAAAATTGGTGATGTAAACCAAGCTTTTGCGGGACTTCAGGCAAAGCATGGTGAATTGCGGGTAACCGATACCAGCATCAGGGAAGTGACTATAATAGGCCAGGGTATAGGTACTGCTTTGAGAGGGCTTAGGCCTATGGCAGAAATCCAGTACCTGGATTATATTCATTACGCCTTGATGACCCTGTCTGATGACCTGGCTTGTTTGCATTACAGAACTAAAGGAGGTCAAAAGGCTCCGTTGATTGTGAGGACAAGAGGTCATAGGCTCGAGGGTGTATGGCATGCAGGTTCCCCCATAGGTATGTTGCTTCACTCGCTAAGAGGAATGTTGATCTGTGTTCCCAGAAACATGACCCAGGCAGCAGGAATGTACAATACCCTGATGCAGGCTGACGAACCGGCTCTTGTAATTGAATGCTTGAACGGGTACAGGCTGAAAGAAAAAATGCCAGCCAATATTGGCGAATTCAGGGTTCAGCTTGGACAACCTGAAGTACTAAAAGAAGGTAAGGATATTACCGTGGTGACTTATGGGTCTATGTGCAGGATAGTGGAAGATGCTGCAAAAGATCTTGCTGAAATGGGTATAGACATAGAGATCATTGATGTGCAGACCCTCTTGCCTTTTGATGTGAATCATAGCATTCTGGAATCTGTCAAAAAAACCAACAGGGTCTTGTTCGCGGACGAGGACGTCCCTGGCGGTGCTTCGGCCTATATGATGCAAAAAGTAGTCGAAGAGCAGGGAGCTTATTATTACTTGGATAGTGAGCCTGCCACCTTAGCTGGAAAGGCCCATAGGCCAGCATATTCTTCTGATGGAGACTATTTTTCAAAGCCATCAGTGGAGGATGTAGTCGAAAAGGTTTACGCTATGATGCATGAAGCCGATCCGAAAAGATATCCTCAGCTCTAA
- a CDS encoding acyl transferase, whose product MNYFKSFKEDILNFNIQNFEEKALELFYFQAENNPVYKSYLEARGVNPRDVKDILQIPFLPIRFFKDFEVVSADVSQYEGYYSSSGTTGAVTSRHYFWSEEFYLNHALNLFENEYGSIQDFHVLALLPAYLERKGSSLVSMADYFIKKSGSGYSGFYLYNHKDLVNVLRQLKNDSKKVLLLGVTFALLDLAESKLKIPKMENLIVMETGGMKGRRKEMIREEVHDKLKSAFFQTRIHSEYGMTELLSQAYSKGEGKYNLPFTMRVILRDINDPFSLSSRKQGGINVIDLANFHSCAFIETQDLGKFDDFGNLEVLGRFDNSEVRGCNLMVN is encoded by the coding sequence ATGAATTATTTCAAAAGTTTTAAGGAGGATATACTCAATTTTAACATTCAAAACTTTGAAGAAAAGGCACTTGAGCTTTTTTATTTTCAGGCAGAAAATAATCCGGTTTATAAATCCTACTTAGAAGCTAGGGGAGTCAATCCCCGGGATGTGAAGGATATTCTTCAAATCCCTTTTCTCCCGATCCGTTTTTTTAAAGATTTTGAAGTTGTATCTGCTGATGTCTCCCAGTATGAGGGGTATTATTCCAGTAGTGGGACGACAGGAGCTGTTACCAGTAGACATTATTTTTGGTCGGAGGAGTTTTACCTGAATCATGCCTTAAATTTATTTGAAAATGAATATGGTTCTATTCAGGATTTCCATGTGCTAGCCCTTTTGCCCGCATATTTGGAAAGGAAAGGGAGTTCTTTGGTGAGCATGGCGGATTATTTCATCAAAAAATCAGGTTCCGGTTATTCTGGTTTTTATCTGTACAACCATAAGGATCTTGTCAATGTACTGCGGCAACTGAAAAATGATTCGAAAAAAGTCCTGCTTTTAGGGGTCACTTTTGCATTATTGGATTTGGCTGAAAGTAAATTAAAGATACCCAAAATGGAAAACCTGATTGTTATGGAGACAGGGGGGATGAAAGGTAGAAGAAAAGAAATGATCAGAGAGGAAGTTCATGATAAGCTTAAATCCGCATTTTTTCAGACCCGGATACACTCTGAGTATGGTATGACGGAACTGCTTTCTCAAGCTTATTCAAAAGGAGAGGGCAAATACAATTTACCTTTCACCATGCGCGTTATATTGAGGGATATCAATGACCCCTTTTCGCTTAGTTCCAGAAAACAAGGAGGTATAAATGTCATAGATCTGGCCAATTTTCATTCCTGTGCATTTATAGAAACCCAAGACTTGGGGAAATTTGATGATTTTGGCAATTTAGAGGTGTTGGGGAGATTTGATAACAGCGAGGTTAGGGGCTGTAATTTAATGGTCAATTAA
- a CDS encoding sigma-54-dependent transcriptional regulator: MPKILIIDDEKVIRSTLKEILEYENYQVSEAQDGEQGLKKIQEEEFDLVLCDVKMPKMDGLEVLEKVAELDKQPQFIMISAHGSIETAVEATKKGAFDFIPKPPDLNRLLLTVRNALDKKNLVSETKVLRKKLSQKLDMVGESPAIKQVKETIEKVAPTDARVLITGPNGTGKELVAHWLHQKSNRSEAPFIAVNCAAIPAELIESELFGHEKGSFTSAVKQRIGKFEQADGGTLFLDEIGDMSLSAQSKVLRALQEHKITRVGGDKDIKVDVRVLAATNKDLKKEIEEGKFREDLYHRLSVILIQVPALKDRKEDIPLLVDKFLEDIAKEYGTAKKEISKEAIAKLQEFPWTGNIRELRNVVERLVILGDKTISLDDVKKYADY, encoded by the coding sequence ATGCCTAAAATCCTTATTATCGATGACGAAAAAGTCATCAGATCTACCTTAAAAGAAATTCTGGAGTACGAAAATTATCAGGTATCAGAAGCCCAGGATGGGGAACAAGGATTGAAAAAGATCCAGGAAGAAGAATTTGACCTGGTTCTTTGTGATGTCAAAATGCCTAAAATGGATGGGCTTGAAGTTCTGGAAAAGGTTGCTGAGCTTGATAAACAACCTCAGTTTATCATGATTTCCGCACACGGCAGTATAGAAACTGCAGTGGAAGCCACAAAAAAGGGTGCCTTTGACTTCATACCCAAACCTCCGGATCTCAACCGCTTACTCCTGACTGTCCGCAATGCTTTGGACAAAAAGAACTTGGTGTCTGAAACTAAAGTACTTCGGAAAAAACTCTCCCAAAAATTAGACATGGTAGGAGAATCTCCAGCCATCAAACAGGTCAAAGAAACCATAGAGAAAGTTGCCCCAACGGATGCCAGGGTATTGATCACAGGTCCAAATGGAACAGGCAAAGAGTTAGTTGCACATTGGCTTCACCAAAAAAGCAACAGGTCGGAAGCTCCTTTTATCGCTGTAAACTGCGCCGCAATACCCGCCGAATTGATTGAAAGTGAGCTTTTTGGCCATGAAAAAGGATCATTTACCTCTGCTGTGAAACAGAGAATCGGGAAGTTTGAACAAGCTGACGGAGGGACTTTATTCTTGGATGAAATCGGAGACATGAGCCTTTCAGCTCAATCAAAGGTATTGAGGGCACTTCAAGAACATAAAATCACCAGAGTAGGTGGTGACAAGGACATAAAAGTCGATGTCAGGGTTCTTGCGGCCACAAACAAAGACCTAAAAAAAGAAATTGAGGAAGGGAAGTTCAGAGAAGACCTTTATCACAGACTCAGTGTGATTCTCATACAGGTTCCTGCTCTAAAAGACAGAAAAGAAGACATACCCTTACTGGTCGATAAATTCTTGGAAGATATCGCTAAAGAATACGGCACAGCAAAGAAAGAAATCAGCAAAGAGGCTATTGCAAAATTGCAGGAATTTCCTTGGACAGGAAATATCCGTGAGCTACGCAATGTGGTGGAAAGATTGGTAATCCTGGGTGATAAAACAATCAGTCTCGATGATGTCAAAAAATATGCTGACTACTAA